The Plasmodium vivax chromosome 7, whole genome shotgun sequence DNA window CTAACCTCATCTCCGTCAAACAACTTGAAAACGTCCAGGGGGCTCTCCCCAGATATCTTTTCGTATTTAAAGTCGTCGTCCAGCTGGATCCTATGATTTGCCTTTCCTTAAGACGTCAAAGGGAGGGGTAGCCACAAAGGGGGCATCACCGGTGGAGCGTCATTTTCGTTGTTAATAGCATTTGGCTTTGTTTACAGTTTTGTTCTACTCATCATTTGTAGCGCATGTttcgtttttgttttccctctatttttccctccctttttcgccttttctttttctccgtTGGGCTCACCTGCAAGCAGCGCGTCAACGTACCTCGGCGAGGTGTActtcctgcggggggagacAAAGTACACATCATGTGCAGATCATGCCAACGAGGTGGCGGTTGGAAGATGAAGAGTGTTGAGGGACACTTCCTATAGGTATGCCCTTGATCCTATGCAGGCAAACAATTCAGCGCAGTGAtattccccccctccttaCGTATACTCCTGGATAATAACACATTTTGCGAAACTTGCGGCCACCTTAACAAACACACTCTCTAAGTAGAAGAAGAGCGCGCAGGCTCGGATCTCTTCGTACATGTCCTTTTTCTGAGAAAAggtaattttcctttttaatgaatgGAAGTTTTTAGGAGCAACATGCTAAAGCAGAGGCACAAATGAGCAacgctttttttctgtagTGCCTGCACTTGTTATCCTCGTGGCTTACTTGGAAGTGCCTGCACAGGTACTTGTCATAAGCATCGTTAACAACTCTAATCCATGATGGGTTGCCTGGACAGGAGCGGAGGGTTCGTGTCGGCGTGAATCTTCCACAGGTGGTTACACTATACAGGGGCATGCGGCAGCACAAATAGGATATACGTACAAACAGGCtatgcacacatacatacacacttacacacacacatgtgtgcgcgCAGCCCTGCGCTCCGTGCAGGGGCCCCCTTACTCTTCTTATATCGAGGGAACACCTCCATGTAGAAGTGATCAAACAAGCCAGCGGGGGATACTAATGGAATTGGCACTTGCTCGTAGACATGCTTGGCTGAGCCGCCAAACAGGCTTAGGGGGGTGTTTCCGCCTAAGTGGttgcagaaaaaagaggggaaaaaaatatggcaCAAAGGTGTGGAGGCGCTTCACCCTACTGACGCACTTCACCACCTTGCCTTACCCGTTAGAGGAACTTCGTTGAAGCCATCTTCCCGCATTATCCTCTACAGCATAGCAAAAATAGGGGGTACTTTCAATGAGGTAAACGCTGTAAACTTAAAGGGGATGGGGGAGTATTCCCTTTTCCGCTTGCCCATTTGacgttcctcttttttcaaCTTACAAAGGACTCCACGTAAGCGTTGACATCCCTCTCCGTCCTCTGGCCCACCATCTCCTTCCACAATTTGCTGACCGACACTTCAGTTGCCAAAAGGTAGTGGTCGTCCTTCCCCTACATGCAAATTAGAAGTTGCAAGAATGCCCATGCTATATATGTCACTACGTACTGTGTGGGCATACCACTGCGCTTGCAAGAAGACTTACCATTTTGGAAGGCTCCCTCCCCAAGTAGGGGACGGACCGGTTGCAGTTGACTAGGTCCAGTGCCAGTTCCAGGTGGCCTGCCAAGTGGTACCAGCAGATGAAGCGGCGGGTGAAGCGGCAGGTAAAGCGACAGGTGCAGGACACATAGACAATCAGACAACCGGACAAATGGGCAAACAGACAAATAAATCCTCGCCAACCAAGTGGTGGCCCCCTCAGGCCCAACCTCGCACACTGCCATCGTCGCAGTCGTATACGCTGTACAGTTTGTACGTGCCGTAATACTTTAAGAaggcataatttttattaaggtATAGCCTTAGGCCCAGCTCTCTTCCTTTGCCAATGCTGCAAATAATGTTAATGAACTGAGGACACTTCCCCCCTAGACACACCATGGGCAGGTAGATGGACTTGTTTATGATCGACTTAAGCTGCGGTTagtggggggaggaagaagatggCTAATTGAAGGAGAGACCAATGGAAATACTTTCGCTGCGTGTTCGGCAGACATACGGCATATGCCTTAGATGGGGCTTGGCGTACCATAAAGTTGCAGTCCCTGTTCAACACCTCGATCACTCGAACCCTCTCCGGGGAGACGCGGACACTCCTCTCGTCTTCGCCATCGTAGTAAATCCTAAATTTTAGCTAAAATTATGGAAGTGGTTGGGGAGAACAATGGCGAGaattgcaaaagggaaagaaaaaaataccatttgAAGAAATCACTTCTATCGCTCCCCCTATTTTCTCAATACCTTTAATACATCGCTTAAGTCCTCGCAAAAAAGGTGCAACGCTTTTAGCTTTATTTTCAGCGCAAAGTGACTTTTAAATTGGGGGTCATTGGTATGCATTCTTTCTCTCATTAAGGAAAAACAGGTACACACTCCACATGGTTGTTAGCTAGTCGTATGCACTGCTACATGGAAATCTGCGGGATGAAACAGCAGGGCAGACAGTTCCCCTTGTGACTACGCCGCTTCGTATGAGTGTGTGTATTCGTTTTGTTACCACTGCGGGTGTCTCATTAATgatgttattttgttttattttaattcatttttttaacctttgaggccatttaaaaaaaccaCTTCTTTCTATATCCATAGCGCTTCATTCGCGATACCATCATTAGCGCCCCACGTCCTCCCCATCTCCGCCGCTGCAATGTTGCCACATTTGGTAAATGTACCCATCTGCACTTGTATGCACCTTTGCGCGTGTGTAGTGCGCATTTTGTTTTGGAACGCTTACACACGTTATAGACGCGCGGAaagtgaagtaaaaaaaaatgatacagCTGTGTGCGCAACGTTGAATGGGCATACATGAAGTTGCCTGAACGGGCaataacatttttcacttttaaaaaaaaaaaaaaaaaaaaaaaaatacttttcttccttttttggctagtcgagaatttttttcctttctgttAAAACGACCGACGAGTTGCCAACGCGACAGTGGCACGCATTAGCAGAATGGCAGATTGGCACGTTAGCAGAATGGTAAACACCATTTTGCGAAGTTGCCGTTTAGGATTTACCGACTCGAGTGAGACGATAAACGTAAACACAGctaggacaaaaaaaaaaatgcgaaagggggggaaacatTCGGGGAAGACCAAACTTGTTagtagcaaaaaatgggagggtTAATGAAACCCGTTTTTTAAGAAGACAAATGAGGAAGGGTATAGCCCTCCACTGCGAATCACATTTGTGGGATACCCCTTTAAATGGGACATTTCTTGCGTAGCTCTCCCTCGGCCATATACGACagctcaaaaaaaagagcggcGTTCCTATGTGCATGCTAAAAGGGAAGCAATTTAAGGCAAAACTGCGCGGGGTTActaatttttctccccaatACATGCATTTTCACCTTCGATGGGGTGAAAAAACATCCGTATTAACTTCACAATTGAGTGAttgcaaaatgtgcatgtAGGCGAATGCTTCCTCTTCAGACGGATGTCCATGTTCACCATTATTCGCtttatttccccatttggcggggaaaaaacgccGTTCCACAGGATCCCCTTCGCTTTCCTGctcatacacacatatgtgtgaTACTTATCATTatggcttcttcccctcttgCCTTTTCTTCTGTAAAGACAACAAATAAGGGGGTTGAAGCGGCATAAGCTGGGGCTCATGCCGAACGTAATTCTGCGGGAGCAAGTAGGACTTATCCGAGTCGTAATAATTCTGCGTGGCGACAAAGGAAAAGAGCTTTTCATTCATAAAAACTTCCGACGCGATGTACTCATTTACAACCTCTTCATCGTCTGagttgaaatattttatctctTCGTCACTATCAGAGCAGTAAAAATTGAATAtgtccacatttttgtgggCGAAGTTTTTACTTTGAAATTTTCCCCCCGTTAGAGTATCACCACGTCCGGAGCCGCAGTCATTCTGTTTGTCTCCCTTTAATATGTTCCCCGTTTCATCATCACTGGCGCATTCATTTATGTGTGCAAGCTcgttttcgcctttttcttcacctttgtTCCCCTCCGATTCAACTTGGCTATCATCTTCCCCCTCGGCGGAGAGTTCCTCCCCACTTGTatcattccttttttcctccctcccGAGGGATTTACCCCCCCTACGAATTCCTCCCTCGTCGTCCTTCTGAGCGATTAACTTTGCATGCATTTTTCGAAGTTCTTCTTGAGGCATATTCTGCCGAttaaatttttccccctcccccgtatGACTGCTCAGCGCTGTAATGCTGGACAGCGGTAGGGAGAAGTTCAAACAAACGAGGAAGGACTCCAAACTTTTATTCCGACTGCTTTGCGGTTTACACACGTAGACCCTCTCGAAGAATTTATTCAAATGTAGAATGAGCAGGCCAGTGTGTTCACCTCGAAATATTTTACTAATAAAATTTCctcctatttttaaaacggaGCAGCAGACCTTCAGACTCGATAAAATAAGTTGGGACTGAATGAATTCGTCTATGTCATTCATGCCGGTTATGTCTGGCGCTCCGTCGCTCACAACGGCGTGTGCGTACGTGGGGGAGTTGTTCCTTTGTGAGTTTTGTTCGTCTAGCTGAGCACTCCCCAGGACGGTGTCATCCGCAGAGGTGCCATCCCGCATGCATCTCAAAATCTGATGCACAGTGGACGCTTTGGTTATATCACCTTGTATAATTTGCACATATTTCATATTTCCTATTTCTTGTAAATCCACGGCTATAATTTTTGgcattttcacaaaattatttttggcCAAGCTTTCTATCCGCTTCTCCAGCTCATCGTTAAAATTGATGTAGAGAGAAAAGTCGTTTAAAAACTTTTCGTGTTCAACGCAGTTGGGAGGAGTTCCCTCGTTTTTGCTTTCCCAGTGGAGCATCTGGTAGTAGTTGTACAGGCAGATATTCTTCAGCACCTGCGACCAGCTGCCGGGGGCTGCGCACAAGTCGACTACATTGTAGCAGAagttttcattatatatgcTCCCTATCttgtccttttccttctccccacACCTTTGGGGGTCAAATAATTTGAAGATTCCGAACTTTTCGTTTATCTGGATTAGCTTGAAGGAGCTCCTCGCTCGGTACCCGTTCTCCTTGGCCTTCCGGTAGTAGATGTCTCTCCTATCTTTGCTCAGCTTCCCCATCTTCCTGCGCCGTCGCTACGTCTCCTACGCCGTCGATACGTCAGGTgcgccccccccgcgtcAGCTGCGCTAATGGTTACGTTTCTCTGCGGTTGGCGGGTGTAATGGCGCCTTCCGTGAAGTTCCTCTCCTCGTGGAAGAACCACTCCGCGTGAGGGGAGCTATTCGGAATGTGCTCCTCtggaaggtaaaaaaaaaaaaaaaaaaaatgcagaggTACTGGTTTGTTCACCTAATTTCTGACCACTCACTTTTCACATAGCCCTCTTTTTCAAATGAGCATCTGTAGGTATATGTACTTTTGCGCCTCCTAAATGGGGGGCCTCCGCAAAGTTGTCACATCCGTGTAGGCTGTGCGGCGAAGTGTTAAGTATAGTGATGCCTCTTTCGCCACTGCCTCAATGCCGTGGTGGGCTTCAGAAAAAAAGCGACGTTCCGACTGACGTTCTGCCTGACGTTCCGCCTGACCCTGCGCGTCGCTCCCTTCGGCGATAAAAATTAGAGAAAAAtcctctttaaaaaaatcgctACAGTTACTCTTCCCgcatgaaaataaatatgacgAAATTAATTTTAGTTCCTCCGTGCAACTGCCCACCTGTTTATCGTGCATGGAGGGCACCTCGGGGGAATTGCCACTTGCTGGGGGGGCAGTCACGTCGTTTtgaaggcacaaaaaaaggagcaggcAGCGCCGCACAGTGCGAAGCAAAATAATGCAGACGAGTCAAcgtttttgatttttttccaaagagTATCACTTCCCGCCAATGGGGGGAGAGGACCCCAAGTGGAAAACCTCTCCACAACTTTGGCACGTTGGGGCGACCGACCAAAAGTGCATTTTGTAAAAGAGAACTTAAAAGTGAAGAGGCAGTGGGTGGGGAAGATGACCTATGCACATACGCTGTACTGCTCGTAATAGGAACTCACTAAGGGGGGCACTTCTCATCGCCCTCGCCATGGTCATCTTCATCGAGGATGTCTTCAAAAAAGCCGCAATTCGGTCGCTTCACCTTCCGAGGGTAGCAGAGAGAAACCAAGAGCACCGCACTCTGTATGGCCTTTTCCATCAGGTGAGAAAACACGCGGTTGTCAACGTGGACGTTAAAGTTAAGGTCGCTAAATTTGAAGGAATATAACAGCAGCCCATCTTCATCCGCTATTTTGAAGCTGCAAAGAAGGGGAAGTGGTGCCAAGGGGGTAGTACCCATGTTATATGCATGCTCAGGTGtgttcaaaatggagagttaagggaagaaaaaaagcacaagCTAACCAAACTGTTAagggaactttttttttttttttttttttacttcttatCCCTACAGGGGTGGTTGTTCAGCATGTTGGCTAGGTCCTCCACTTCCAGGTTCCCTGTGCCCAACTGGAATAGTGCGGCGACCATGTGTCTAATCTGGCGCAGCGGGGAAATGTAGTATAACCAAAGAAGGGGGGAGCAATTAATAGGGCACACACATACGCAGTGTGTACATTTCTATATGCACATGAATGCGCGCCCCTCTTTGAGGTAGATCGAACCATTAGGGATTATACCCCCCCTGCTGTGTACCTGGTTGTACAGAAAGGATGTTCCCTTTATTTTGAAGTAGTGGAACTTTTTATCCATGCGCCTGACCTCAAACTTGAGGATGGTCCTTCTGCGGGGTTGGGGGGGTGTACAGATGGGGGGCACAACTGAAGAAGAGCGAGAGcggcaaacgggggggaaaaacacccCACCCCGTCGAACTGTTACCTGAAGCAGGTgctgtttttcctcttcttgcaaaaatttgaaaaatcgtGTTCCCCCagctgaagaggaaaaaaaaaaaaaaggaaggaacaaataaaaggaacataGAGCGGGCACACATAAGCAATGAAACggattgcaattttttcatcggattttttttttttttattttttttttttttttttttccattccgtACGAATAACTTGCAGCCCTCCTTCATTCGCTCGAAATTGTAATTCTTGTCCATGAAGAAGTATAAGTAGGTCCTATGTATGCAATTTAGCCTGCAGGGGAGGGGTGCGCGCGCGACATGTTCGTGGGGGCGGATCACACGTGGGGCGAAGCGTTGTGAGGGGGGGTTCTCATCAGAGCAGGCAGGACACTCCGTGTGCAACTGCTTtgttgttttgttttattgtatttattttttttttttttttcctttccctacCGCGCgtcaaaaaaattgggaacaCTTCGCATGTCGATCACCTGCATATGTTTCAACTTTTTGTTTATCTCCTTAACGTACACTCTTTGCAAGTCTTGCAGGGCCATGTGGGGGTGCCGAATTTTCAGCCGTATGGTCAGGGCGTTCATGCGCGCCGAAACGCCTTTGTCCGTCCTGGAGACCCTGGAAAAGGGGCTAcaccgcgggggggaaaggggcaaAAGTGTGCCGACCGAAAGGGAAACGGGCGCatttatacgtacatacgtacgtatgtatgtacatatgcattcACGCATCTATATGTGCCAATCGTACTGGTCCAACCCGGGGATCAAGTCCAAGGCGTGCAAGCGGCCCATCAGCCTGTTCTCCACAGTATTGGGGTTGTCCTTTTGGTACGCGGATCCCTGCATTTTTCGGACGAGTATGGGGAAAAGGTGTCTACGGCGAAGGTCGCTACTTTGATGCGTCCCCGTCCGCCGGTCACTCAACAACGGGTTAGTAAAGTGGACAGCGAACTGAATGGGTAAATCGACTGGCACGACGGATAAGTCTCCACGCCAGCTGCGTAACGTGACGAGCAAACTACATCCCGCACATGTGCGCGCCGCTCACACGCTTGCGCGAACGTAGTGCAGCTTCATACGTTGAACCCCATCCCGACGtacgaaaagaaaattataaatttgtgCGTTTCCTCCATGGTGACAGCGGCGAAGTGGGGCGTCCGGGTTATCTAGGCAAGCTGCGTGGCGATCTGCGTAGCGATATGCATACTGATCTGTGGCAAGGTGGTAATCCTTCTGAGATGCCTCGACGAATAATGCCAACGTGGCTTCCGCCCAAGTGGGGAAAGCATTCCCCGTGCGAGTCAAAATGGCTGTGTTGCCAGATGTTGAAAAGAGTGGCCCCTTTTCTCCGCGCGCGCGATTGACTCGTGGGAAGCGGTGGTGTGAGGAACGCGTTGCTTCAATGCGCTGCATGGATGTTGCACTTTGGTGAGGCACTCCCGCGCCCCCTCCAAAGGCATGAAGTAGGGTTAGGCCAGGCCGCCCGCCGTTCCCCCATCTTTCTCGCCCCCCTAATGGTGCACTCTCACGCGCAGAAACGTCACTCCATGAAGCGTtagcttcacatttttccacctttcgaaaaaaaaaaaaaaatgaaaagcacTGCCAACCGAACGAATAGCCACGTCATCAATATGGAGAGGaccccccaaaaggaaaaataaagcatacgtcaatttgggaaaaaaaaaaaaaatgaacaaacgCGTGAACAAATGCAGAACACAACTTGCAGCGCGGCGCAGCATATCATAGCGTAGCACAACGTGGTATAGTGTAGCTCTGCGCAGCGTACCATATGCCTCATGCCCGTTCGCGCGCAGTCCCCACCTCAGAACGCActtgtatgtacatatgcgtatatgcATACAGCTCCCCGTCTGCGCTTGCCCATGTAGGCCCCTGGCCTCTCGCTCCGCACTCACCTACGCTGCGCAGTTTGCTCCAACTAGCAGTTAAGAAAGCGAGCAAAAAAGCGACAAACAAAAGCAACAAAACGGAAGCGGGGAAACGCGGAAAGGCGGCAAAACAACGGACCAACCAAATGATCGCAGCTATTGCCTACACCTTTCGAACATGAATCccgggaaggaagaagcttAATCGAACAGTTAAACGAAACAGCTTGCACTCcatggggaagaaggaaaaggcagaCGAAATGAGTGACggtaaaaatgatgaagagcTGCTTAGTAATTCCCTTCCACAGCGGGGCGTAATAAGGGAAAAGGGCCCACACAGCGCACCCCCCGTGGGGAATAACCCCCTGAGAAAGGAAAATCCCCGGAAAGGTGAAAATGCATCACGCGAGCATGTGGAAGACACGCACATTAGTAACGCCAACGGCTGTGGGAGCGATGCCCCCCCAAAGTACAGCATCTTTATAGATAAAGAAGGCGCCATAAACAGCATTTTGAGCTCCACCTTCGCGGGGATAATGTCCAGAACAGTTACAGCCCCACTGGACAGGGTAAAGTACATCATGCAGGTGACAAACAATTTACCCATTTCcgaaatttttgaaattataaaaaaggacgGAATTGTATGCGGGTTCTTCAGGGGGAACTGCGTGAACATCGTGAAGATCATCCCGGAGCTctccataaaaatgtactccTACGAGTTTTTCAAGCTTAACGTGTACAACTActacaggggggggggctgTATTAGCGGTGATGGCGGCGCCGCAACCGCTAACACGGCAGTCGCTAACGTCtccgccgctaacaccgccaacTACGCGAGGGACCAGGAGAACCTGGACATTCCCTTCTTCATCCGCTTCATCATAGGGAGCTCCAGCGGGGTCATAGCGGCGCTGTTCATTTACCCCCTCGAAATAGTCAAAACGAGGCTAATCGTCTCCAACAAAAATGACCACAACGGAATTGCCAAGTGCTTTTAcaacatttataaaaacgagCGATGCAGGAACTTCTACAACGGACTGTCCATGCACTTCTATGGAGTCATCCTCTTTTCAGGCTGCAACATGAGCATTTACGATTATATgaagtaccttttttttacactctaCAGGGATTACATTCACTCTACGCACTGCATCCCGAGTGGGGGTAACTCCGGTGGAGACGGtgccgcggggggggcagaAGCGAAGCGGGGCACGCCACAAAATACAGGCAGTAACGGTAGCAGCAGTAGCGGCAGCAGCAGTGGCAGCAGTAGTGGCAACCGCAGAAGCGGAGCAGGCGAAACCTTCTTCAAGTACAACCTTCTAAACGGACTGTCCcgttttagaaaaaattccaCCCACTGGAATAACCCACCCTACGAGCACCACAAGGAAAGtcacctgaacaagtcagaaTGTTCCTACTGCAACTATCGAGTAAAAAACGTCAACTGTCTGTCCTTCCTATTTTTTGGTATCACCAGTTCGTTCATCGCCCAAATTGTTAGCTACCCCTTTCTCGTTCTGCGGACCCGCATGCAAACCCTCAACAATGAGATAGCaacaaattatttgaatAGCGAGAGGAAGCACATCAAGTCGTGCAGCTTCATTCTGTACAACGTCAGGGTCTACGGCTTCAGGTCCCTCTACCGAGGTAGGCCAGCAGGGAGGCGGCCAGGGGGCGGCCAGAGGACGGCATGAGCGAAGCAGGCCTGCTCGTTCGGCCCCCCCCACATGATACACTGCATCGTAGCGCCATCTTAGCGCTGTAGTGACTTCATCTTAGCGTTTTCCCCCGCTTCATCATCGCGCCACCTTGGCCTcttcacctccccccccgcaggcatCTACGTGAATCTCCTGAGGACCATACCCGCCACGTCGATCACGTGGTTCGCATACGAGTACGCGATGAGGAAGTTGCAGGCGGGGGTGAAGCTGTAGTGGAGCTTGTGAAGCGGCAGATTATGCTGCGGTCAATCTGGTGACGCGGCGGGTTGGGGCCCCATTCGGCCGGGGCACACCACCATCGGGGGGGCCACGGAGGGGGGCAAGAACTTCGCACCGTAGCCCGCATACACGTGGGAGCACCCCGCAAAGACgccaaaaaaattcaaaaagtTTAAGCACGCACTTGCACTCTGCCGATGGCATATCTCAACATAATTCGAAAGACTCTGCGTGTGTGCCTGTgcaaggtaaaaataaaatctgttcattttttttttttttttttttgtccctgctttctttaatttgaaggaatttttttttgttattttttcaaattcgtgaataaattcataaatcttttttaattcttttaatttaaaatattttaaaaaattctcaCTCTCACCATGTGCATTCGTGTCTCTCCACAGTATGTTGTAACTTAAGGCAAAGTATAGCAGCTCATCAGTTAACTTATGcgtttgtgttttttccttcctgtgTAAATACCATTTGGCGCTTTTCAAAAACAGAGAGAGGTACATTTTATGTATTCCTTCCttcaccaaaaagggggggaaaaataaaactccAAAGTTAGTTGGTATGATGGCATTATCGGAGCTGATCAGCGCATCGAGGGTGCTTCCTATGTGTGTATAAATGGCATGGTATGAATCATCCCCCCCATGGGAATGACAAAATTGCAGCATCAGGAGACTTGTCTTAAGTGGGTAACTCTTCCCATTTCGCTTAAAATTTCGCATTACTAGTTCGAATGTTGCCTCATTCTGCACATTCATTTGGTTTAAAACGCTCAGCAGTAGGTAAATATGCTCGTTCTTTATTCGCGTCGTTCCTTTCGTTGTGTTTTTTCCAGTGGGCTCCTCTTTGGAGACCTCCCCTTGAAGCAAATTTAGTATGTACTTATCTAGAAACGCCCTGCACGCGTCGAAGTAACGTCCGTAGGAGAGCACTCCACCCTGGTATACATACATCAACAGTTTTATGTTAGCCGCGCAAAAGATATTGCTGTACAATTTTGCCTCCTTCATTTTAAGGACACCATCCTCATCAGTGTGTCCCCTTCTTAGGATGTACTCCACACTCTCCACGTTCATTTCGCGAATCACCCCTGTGTTGATATAATACTCAAGTGTGTAGTAAAAAACATGCATCAGTCTGCAGTTTTTCCAAATGTTATCTATGAAGTTGCATCGGTCTAGCAATTTGCCtatcctcctttttaaaaaaaggtcaTTATAATGATTTATGAATCTATGCAGGAACATACTGCAGCTGTAGATGTTGAATATGTTTCCGTAGGTTACACAACGTGGGGGGTTTTCTCTCCAAAAATGGGTCTCTCCCGCTGTACACCCTAACATGTCACATTTATAAAAGAGGTTCGAATGGTGTACACCCCCATCACTGCTGAGAGGGCTTCCTCCGGAATGTTCCTCCTGGGAGGATAACTCCTGACCCCATTCCTTCGTCAACGGTGGGACTTCCTCACTCCTGCTATCGTTTTGctgc harbors:
- a CDS encoding ribosomal RNA methyltransferase, putative (encoded by transcript PVX_098870A) — protein: MGKLSKDRRDIYYRKAKENGYRARSSFKLIQINEKFGIFKLFDPQRCGEKEKDKIGSIYNENFCYNVVDLCAAPGSWSQVLKNICLYNYYQMLHWESKNEGTPPNCVEHEKFLNDFSLYINFNDELEKRIESLAKNNFVKMPKIIAVDLQEIGNMKYVQIIQGDITKASTVHQILRCMRDGTSADDTVLGSAQLDEQNSQRNNSPTYAHAVVSDGAPDITGMNDIDEFIQSQLILSSLKVCCSVLKIGGNFISKIFRGEHTGLLILHLNKFFERVYVCKPQSSRNKSLESFLVCLNFSLPLSSITALSSHTGEGEKFNRQNMPQEELRKMHAKLIAQKDDEGGIRRGGKSLGREEKRNDTSGEELSAEGEDDSQVESEGNKGEEKGENELAHINECASDDETGNILKGDKQNDCGSGRGDTLTGGKFQSKNFAHKNVDIFNFYCSDSDEEIKYFNSDDEEVVNEYIASEVFMNEKLFSFVATQNYYDSDKSYLLPQNYVRHEPQLMPLQPPYLLSLQKKRQEGKKP
- a CDS encoding tRNA pseudouridine synthase, putative (encoded by transcript PVX_098875A); the encoded protein is MNALTIRLKIRHPHMALQDLQRVYVKEINKKLKHMQVIDMRSVPNFFDARLNCIHRTYLYFFMDKNYNFERMKEGCKLFLGEHDFSNFCKKRKNSTCFRRTILKFEVRRMDKKFHYFKIKGTSFLYNQIRHMVAALFQLGTGNLEVEDLANMLNNHPCRDKNFKIADEDGLLLYSFKFSDLNFNVHVDNRVFSHLMEKAIQSAVLLVSLCYPRKVKRPNCGFFEDILDEDDHGEGDEKCPP
- a CDS encoding transporter, putative (encoded by transcript PVX_098880A), translating into MGKKEKADEMSDGKNDEELLSNSLPQRGVIREKGPHSAPPVGNNPLRKENPRKGENASREHVEDTHISNANGCGSDAPPKYSIFIDKEGAINSILSSTFAGIMSRTVTAPLDRVKYIMQVTNNLPISEIFEIIKKDGIVCGFFRGNCVNIVKIIPELSIKMYSYEFFKLNVYNYYRGGGCISGDGGAATANTAVANVSAANTANYARDQENLDIPFFIRFIIGSSSGVIAALFIYPLEIVKTRLIVSNKNDHNGIAKCFYNIYKNERCRNFYNGLSMHFYGVILFSGCNMSIYDYMKYLFFTLYRDYIHSTHCIPSGGNSGGDGAAGGAEAKRGTPQNTGSNGSSSSGSSSGSSSGNRRSGAGETFFKYNLLNGLSRFRKNSTHWNNPPYEHHKESHLNKSECSYCNYRVKNVNCLSFLFFGITSSFIAQIVSYPFLVLRTRMQTLNNEIATNYLNSERKHIKSCSFILYNVRVYGFRSLYRGRPAGRRPGGGQRTA
- a CDS encoding hypothetical protein, conserved (encoded by transcript PVX_098885A); this encodes MFRVAPYVPYIYKCSNGNNFFKFYNQIKTKGYSDLLNFAKGLYLCLCRNGHKNDDLFIHFSKQLFRDIRGENFAERNKKDLCLLMLLYMKCKKRSKSFALGKDTIKHISCAIEENLDNFDEDDLSTVLTFLNCTANNKLYSPRGIVKNDVSARITTQIIQRSDNYLHNFRQTKNLCILYSYLCRENISVKLHNNILGRIFSDVDRCGDTDLTNIVFNFYYINSVFFKKFLSKICELCAHEGGQVGEVGHTQNGALCTSKMEQQNDSRSEEVPPLTKEWGQELSSQEEHSGGSPLSSDGGVHHSNLFYKCDMLGCTAGETHFWRENPPRCVTYGNIFNIYSCSMFLHRFINHYNDLFLKRRIGKLLDRCNFIDNIWKNCRLMHVFYYTLEYYINTGVIREMNVESVEYILRRGHTDEDGVLKMKEAKLYSNIFCAANIKLLMYVYQGGVLSYGRYFDACRAFLDKYILNLLQGEVSKEEPTGKNTTKGTTRIKNEHIYLLLSVLNQMNVQNEATFELVMRNFKRNGKSYPLKTSLLMLQFCHSHGGDDSYHAIYTHIGSTLDALISSDNAIIPTNFGVLFFPPFLVKEGIHKMYLSLFLKSAKWYLHRKEKTQTHKLTDELLYFALSYNILWRDTNAHGESENFLKYFKLKELKKIYEFIHEFEKITKKNSFKLKKAGTKKKKKKMNRFYFYLAQAHTQSLSNYVEICHRQSASACLNFLNFFGVFAGCSHVYAGYGAKFLPPSVAPPMVVCPGRMGPQPAASPD